Proteins found in one Cellulomonas palmilytica genomic segment:
- a CDS encoding potassium channel family protein, which yields MRVVIAGAGSVGRSIARELLAHEHDVTLIDRQPTAMRVAQVAEADWLLADACELPTLREARADECDVMVAATGDDKANLVISLLAKTEFGVPRTVARVNNPKNEWMFDEAWGVDVAVSTPRIMTAMVEEAVAVGDLVRIFTFHQSGADILEITLPQDAPLVGVRVGQVAWPTEVVLACIVRDGRPIAPSVDDTLEGRDELLFVTSRDADEGALEALLTGATKVPAPGAPAQPAP from the coding sequence GTGAGGGTCGTCATCGCCGGGGCCGGCTCGGTGGGCCGGTCGATCGCGCGCGAGCTGCTCGCGCACGAGCACGACGTCACACTCATCGACCGGCAGCCGACCGCGATGCGCGTCGCGCAGGTCGCGGAGGCCGACTGGCTGCTCGCCGACGCGTGCGAGCTGCCGACCCTGCGCGAGGCGCGGGCCGACGAGTGCGACGTCATGGTCGCCGCGACGGGCGACGACAAGGCCAACCTCGTCATCTCGCTGCTCGCGAAGACCGAGTTCGGCGTCCCCCGCACCGTCGCACGCGTGAACAACCCGAAGAACGAGTGGATGTTCGACGAGGCGTGGGGCGTGGACGTCGCGGTGTCGACGCCGCGCATCATGACGGCGATGGTCGAGGAGGCCGTCGCGGTCGGCGACCTGGTGCGCATCTTCACGTTCCACCAGTCGGGCGCGGACATCCTCGAGATCACCCTCCCCCAGGACGCTCCGCTCGTCGGCGTCCGCGTGGGTCAGGTCGCCTGGCCCACCGAGGTGGTGCTCGCGTGCATCGTGCGCGACGGCCGCCCGATCGCCCCGAGCGTGGACGACACGCTGGAGGGCCGCGACGAGCTGCTGTTCGTCACGAGCCGCGACGCCGACGAGGGTGCGCTCGAGGCGCTCCTCACGGGTGCGACGAAGGTTCCTGCTCCGGGTGCTCCTGCGCAGCCCGCGCCCTGA
- a CDS encoding thymidine kinase yields MAELVFFSGTMDCGKSTLALQMHHNHAARGRDGLLFTRQDRAGSATISSRLGLTKRAYEVDDRTDFWAEVLGRRTQGRPVDYLIGDEAQFYTAAQVEQLARVVDELGVDAYAFGISSDFRARLFPGAQRLVELADRVEILQVRALCWCGARATHNARTVDGVMVVEGEQVVVGDVAGASDPHHGEVQYEVLCRRHHMRRMTAAASRALAPDAAPTPEPFLAEQPTLDV; encoded by the coding sequence GTGGCCGAGCTGGTGTTCTTCTCGGGCACGATGGACTGCGGGAAGTCGACCCTCGCGCTCCAGATGCACCACAACCACGCCGCGCGCGGGCGTGACGGCCTGCTGTTCACGCGGCAGGACCGCGCGGGTTCCGCGACGATCTCGTCGCGCCTCGGCCTCACCAAGCGCGCGTACGAGGTCGACGACCGCACCGACTTCTGGGCCGAGGTGCTCGGGCGGCGCACGCAGGGCCGGCCCGTGGACTACCTCATCGGCGACGAGGCGCAGTTCTACACCGCGGCGCAGGTCGAGCAGCTCGCGCGCGTCGTCGACGAGCTCGGCGTCGACGCGTACGCGTTCGGCATCTCCTCGGACTTCCGCGCGCGGCTGTTCCCGGGGGCGCAGCGGCTCGTCGAGCTCGCGGACCGCGTCGAGATCCTCCAGGTGCGCGCCCTGTGCTGGTGCGGCGCGCGGGCGACGCACAACGCGCGCACCGTCGACGGCGTCATGGTCGTCGAGGGCGAGCAGGTCGTCGTCGGTGACGTCGCCGGGGCGTCCGACCCGCACCACGGCGAGGTGCAGTACGAGGTGCTGTGCCGCCGTCACCACATGCGCCGCATGACGGCCGCGGCGTCGCGCGCGCTCGCTCCGGACGCGGCACCCACGCCCGAGCCGTTCCTCGCGGAGCAGCCGACGCTCGACGTCTGA
- a CDS encoding alkaline phosphatase family protein, translating into MTDVEGRALPTALVQAVERHGFVLPGADARAGLGSVLVAAAGSVLTGTSPAGAASLDGVVGAWTTAQERLGVPTAPRVCVVLVDGLGHLNLAERSGHAPFLRRASAGSEPVTSTFPSTTATALGTFGTGVAPGGTGMLGYTVRVPGTGALANLVQWSGAPEPEEFQPHASTLELLVGAGVPVTSVGPARFAGSGLTRAALRGAHYVPAESLADRVDAALRALREPGLAYLYWGDVDKVGHHQGVGSHAWGDALADADAEIARLARSLPRGTVLVVTADHGMVDVDPAQRWDVATDPRLAADVALVAGEPRASHVHVEPGVPLERVRDTWRDVLGDAALVLTRDEVVGAGLLGPVTDRVLPVVGDLMVAMTGAATVVDTRTQTAASLDMVGVHGSLTPQEMLVPCIVVA; encoded by the coding sequence GTGACCGACGTGGAGGGCCGTGCGCTGCCCACGGCCCTCGTGCAGGCCGTCGAGCGGCACGGGTTCGTGCTGCCCGGCGCCGACGCGCGTGCCGGGCTGGGCTCGGTCCTCGTCGCCGCCGCCGGCTCGGTGCTGACCGGCACGTCGCCCGCGGGTGCGGCGTCGCTCGACGGCGTCGTCGGCGCGTGGACGACCGCGCAGGAACGCCTCGGCGTGCCGACCGCGCCGCGCGTGTGCGTCGTGCTCGTCGACGGGCTCGGCCACCTCAACCTGGCCGAGCGCAGCGGGCACGCGCCGTTCCTGCGCCGCGCGAGCGCGGGCAGCGAGCCCGTCACCAGCACGTTCCCCTCGACGACCGCCACGGCGCTCGGCACGTTCGGCACGGGCGTCGCACCCGGCGGCACCGGGATGCTCGGCTACACCGTGCGCGTGCCGGGCACCGGTGCGCTCGCGAACCTCGTGCAGTGGAGCGGTGCGCCCGAGCCCGAGGAGTTCCAGCCGCACGCGAGCACCCTCGAGCTGCTCGTGGGCGCCGGGGTACCGGTCACGAGCGTCGGACCCGCGCGGTTCGCGGGGTCGGGGCTCACGCGCGCCGCGCTGCGCGGCGCGCACTACGTGCCCGCCGAGTCGCTCGCCGACCGCGTCGACGCCGCGCTGCGGGCGCTGCGCGAACCCGGGCTGGCGTACCTGTACTGGGGGGACGTCGACAAGGTCGGCCACCACCAGGGCGTCGGGTCCCACGCGTGGGGCGACGCCCTCGCGGACGCCGACGCCGAGATCGCCCGGCTCGCGCGGTCGCTCCCGCGCGGCACCGTGCTCGTCGTGACCGCCGACCACGGCATGGTCGACGTCGACCCGGCGCAGCGCTGGGACGTCGCGACCGACCCGCGCCTGGCCGCGGACGTCGCGCTCGTCGCGGGTGAGCCGCGCGCGAGCCACGTGCACGTCGAGCCGGGTGTGCCCCTCGAGCGCGTGCGCGACACGTGGCGCGACGTGCTCGGCGACGCCGCGCTCGTCCTCACGCGCGACGAGGTCGTGGGCGCCGGGCTGCTCGGCCCCGTCACGGACCGCGTGCTGCCCGTCGTCGGGGACCTCATGGTCGCCATGACGGGCGCCGCGACCGTCGTCGACACCCGCACGCAGACCGCCGCGTCGCTCGACATGGTCGGCGTGCACGGGTCGCTCACGCCGCAGGAGATGCTCGTGCCGTGCATCGTCGTGGCATGA
- a CDS encoding DUF4193 domain-containing protein — protein MATDYDAPRKTEEDLSEDSLQELQARRADKNSGVVDEDETEAAEGFELPGADLSGEELSVRVLPRQADEFTCSRCFLVHHRSQLAYERDGQQVCSECAA, from the coding sequence ATGGCTACCGACTACGACGCCCCGCGCAAGACCGAGGAGGACCTCAGCGAGGACTCCCTGCAGGAGCTCCAGGCGCGACGTGCGGACAAGAACTCGGGCGTGGTCGACGAGGACGAGACCGAGGCCGCGGAAGGGTTCGAGCTCCCGGGCGCCGACCTGTCCGGCGAGGAGCTCTCGGTCCGCGTCCTGCCGCGCCAGGCGGACGAGTTCACGTGCTCGCGCTGCTTCCTCGTCCATCACCGCAGCCAGCTCGCGTACGAGCGCGACGGCCAGCAGGTCTGCTCGGAGTGCGCCGCCTGA
- a CDS encoding DUF3093 domain-containing protein gives MSAATPASPDPARPAPADATRSPHTPRTPAATGASFDEALSLAPLGWVAVAGLVVTVWIALLPVDLVLATVVALVVAVVTVVLVLRWTPRVRVHGGELHAGPAHIPLDLLRDPVALEGPALREALGPGLDARAYVCLRGWIRTAVRVDVDDPADPTPYWVVSTRRPAALVAALTRD, from the coding sequence ATGTCCGCTGCCACGCCCGCGAGCCCCGACCCCGCACGCCCGGCACCTGCCGACGCGACGCGGAGCCCGCACACCCCGCGCACCCCTGCCGCGACGGGCGCGTCCTTCGACGAGGCGCTGAGCCTCGCCCCGCTGGGCTGGGTGGCGGTCGCCGGGCTCGTCGTGACGGTGTGGATCGCGCTGCTGCCGGTGGACCTCGTGCTCGCGACGGTCGTCGCGCTCGTCGTCGCGGTCGTCACGGTCGTGCTGGTGCTGCGGTGGACGCCGCGCGTGCGGGTGCACGGCGGCGAGCTGCACGCGGGACCGGCGCACATCCCGCTCGACCTCCTGCGCGACCCGGTCGCGCTCGAGGGACCCGCGCTGCGCGAGGCCCTCGGCCCCGGTCTCGACGCACGCGCCTACGTGTGCCTGCGCGGGTGGATCCGCACGGCGGTGCGCGTCGACGTCGACGACCCGGCCGACCCGACGCCGTACTGGGTCGTCTCGACGCGTCGCCCGGCGGCGCTCGTCGCGGCGCTCACGCGCGACTGA
- the dut gene encoding dUTP diphosphatase — translation MAPASQTRAGRVGAVTTDPALEVLLVRLDPDLPVPSYAHPGDAGADLVTRVDVVIPPQGRVTVPTGTAIALPDGYAAFVHPRSGLAARHGLTIVNAPGTVDAGYRGEIAVTLLNTDVEHPVELHRGDRVAQLVVQKVERVRFVEVERLPGSHRGEGGFGSSGGWKVGGSAPAEQAAGSDA, via the coding sequence ATGGCACCAGCATCCCAGACCCGGGCCGGTAGGGTCGGCGCCGTGACGACCGACCCCGCGCTCGAGGTGCTGCTGGTGCGCCTCGACCCCGACCTGCCCGTCCCGTCGTACGCCCACCCGGGCGACGCGGGTGCCGACCTCGTGACCAGGGTCGACGTCGTGATCCCGCCGCAGGGCCGGGTCACGGTGCCGACGGGCACGGCGATCGCGCTGCCCGACGGGTACGCGGCGTTCGTGCACCCCCGTTCGGGGCTCGCGGCGCGCCACGGCCTGACGATCGTCAACGCGCCGGGCACCGTCGACGCGGGCTACCGCGGCGAGATCGCGGTGACCCTGCTCAACACGGACGTCGAGCACCCGGTCGAGCTGCACCGCGGCGACCGTGTCGCGCAGCTCGTCGTGCAGAAGGTCGAGCGCGTGCGCTTCGTCGAGGTCGAGCGTCTGCCCGGCTCGCACCGCGGCGAGGGCGGGTTCGGGTCGAGCGGCGGCTGGAAGGTCGGGGGCTCGGCACCCGCGGAGCAGGCCGCGGGCTCGGACGCCTGA
- a CDS encoding trimeric intracellular cation channel family protein, whose translation MVQDIPFEPVLEIIGVLVGAMSGALAAVRKQFDVFGIVVLGWAAGLGGGMLRDVLIGAVPPVGISDWRLITTAVLGAFVMYFFHPRLQRARRFIVVLDAGALAVFTVVGTVKGLEYGTTAVAAVIVGVMTGAGGGVLRDVLSGEVPVVLHDRQLYAIPSMLGAVVVAACWFAGWRSPVVLSAVVVGIFALRVLSLRFKLHAPGPWRGRPGGQAGWSP comes from the coding sequence GTGGTCCAGGACATCCCGTTCGAACCGGTGCTCGAGATCATCGGCGTGCTCGTCGGCGCGATGTCCGGGGCCCTCGCCGCGGTGCGCAAGCAGTTCGACGTGTTCGGGATCGTCGTCCTCGGCTGGGCCGCGGGACTCGGCGGCGGCATGCTGCGTGACGTCCTGATCGGCGCGGTGCCGCCCGTGGGGATCTCCGACTGGCGGCTCATCACGACGGCCGTGCTCGGCGCGTTCGTCATGTACTTCTTCCACCCGCGCCTGCAGCGGGCCCGCCGGTTCATCGTGGTGCTCGACGCGGGTGCGCTCGCCGTGTTCACGGTCGTCGGCACCGTCAAGGGACTCGAGTACGGCACCACGGCCGTCGCCGCGGTCATCGTCGGCGTCATGACGGGTGCGGGCGGGGGAGTGCTGCGCGACGTGCTGTCGGGCGAGGTGCCCGTGGTGCTGCACGACCGCCAGCTCTACGCGATCCCCTCGATGCTCGGCGCGGTCGTCGTCGCGGCGTGCTGGTTCGCCGGGTGGCGCTCGCCCGTCGTCCTGTCCGCCGTGGTCGTCGGCATCTTCGCGCTGCGCGTGCTGTCGCTGCGGTTCAAGCTGCACGCTCCGGGACCGTGGCGGGGGCGGCCGGGCGGGCAGGCAGGATGGTCGCCATGA
- a CDS encoding DUF5998 family protein, with amino-acid sequence MPAASRSLHEDLYRAGYYPELVADVLDVALADEPVMAHLVHPETTFDSAEVRRHVTVLVLTPTRLVCAHVDDHPADSEHPSSAASATTESVPLSELRSVVLTHVVERPERHSAGKPTLELTLAIGWGAVSRVDLEPASCGDPACEADHGYTGTLAPDDVVVRVSAAAEGSESVRAATQFARTLSAASARR; translated from the coding sequence ATGCCCGCAGCTTCTCGCTCCCTCCACGAGGACCTGTACCGCGCCGGGTACTACCCGGAGCTCGTCGCCGACGTCCTCGACGTCGCGCTCGCCGACGAGCCGGTCATGGCGCACCTCGTCCACCCCGAGACGACGTTCGACTCCGCCGAGGTGCGCCGGCACGTGACGGTGCTCGTCCTGACGCCCACGCGCCTCGTGTGCGCGCACGTGGACGACCACCCCGCCGACTCCGAGCACCCGTCGTCCGCGGCGTCCGCCACCACCGAGTCCGTGCCGCTGAGCGAGCTGCGCTCGGTCGTCCTCACGCACGTCGTGGAGCGGCCCGAGCGGCACAGCGCGGGCAAGCCGACGCTCGAGCTCACGCTCGCGATCGGGTGGGGTGCGGTGTCCCGCGTCGACCTCGAGCCCGCGTCGTGCGGTGACCCCGCGTGCGAGGCGGACCACGGCTACACCGGCACGCTCGCGCCCGACGACGTCGTGGTCCGCGTGAGCGCCGCGGCCGAGGGCTCCGAGTCCGTGCGCGCCGCGACGCAGTTCGCGCGCACGCTGTCCGCGGCGAGCGCGCGGCGCTGA
- a CDS encoding potassium channel family protein, translating to MGCGRVGANLAQTLEEHGHSVAVIDQNPEAFRRLSGSFAGHKVTGLGFDRDTLVKAGIDDAYGFAAVADGDNSNILAARVARETYKIENVVARIYDPHRAEIYQRLGIPTVATVRWTAHQVLRRLLPLGATDEFRDSSGQLTLAQVDVHSGWVGRPVTQLEAAAGVRVAYLTRYGDGVLPDTTTVLQENDVVHVMARVDALPHVERVLTAEPGVSE from the coding sequence ATGGGCTGCGGCCGGGTGGGCGCGAACCTCGCGCAGACGCTCGAGGAGCACGGCCACTCCGTCGCCGTGATCGACCAGAACCCGGAGGCGTTCCGACGCCTGTCGGGCTCCTTCGCGGGCCACAAGGTCACGGGTCTCGGCTTCGACCGGGACACCCTCGTGAAGGCCGGTATCGACGACGCGTACGGCTTCGCGGCCGTCGCCGACGGCGACAACTCGAACATCCTCGCCGCGCGCGTCGCGCGCGAGACCTACAAGATCGAGAACGTCGTCGCCCGCATCTACGACCCGCACCGGGCCGAGATCTACCAGCGGCTCGGCATCCCGACCGTCGCGACCGTCCGCTGGACCGCGCACCAGGTGCTGCGCCGCCTGCTGCCGCTGGGCGCGACGGACGAGTTCCGCGACTCGTCGGGGCAGCTCACGCTCGCGCAGGTCGACGTGCACAGCGGCTGGGTGGGCCGTCCCGTCACGCAGCTCGAGGCGGCCGCCGGCGTGCGCGTCGCGTACCTCACGCGGTACGGCGACGGCGTGCTCCCGGACACGACGACCGTGCTGCAGGAGAACGACGTCGTGCACGTCATGGCGCGCGTCGACGCGCTCCCGCACGTCGAGCGCGTGCTGACCGCCGAGCCGGGGGTGTCCGAGTGA
- a CDS encoding OB-fold nucleic acid binding domain-containing protein, with amino-acid sequence MTLKELLHSLSASQAEVEAAEERVEAGRSVGCTSVDSAALRRRAKVSGVLRSVTFRPRQGVPALEAELYDGSGSLSLVWLGRREIAGIVPGRRLTAEGMVCLVDGRRTIFNPRYELRPRPGE; translated from the coding sequence ATGACGCTCAAGGAGCTGCTGCACTCGCTCTCGGCCTCCCAGGCCGAGGTCGAGGCCGCCGAGGAGCGCGTCGAGGCCGGGCGGTCCGTCGGCTGCACCTCGGTCGACAGCGCCGCGCTGCGGCGTCGCGCCAAGGTGAGCGGCGTGCTGCGCTCCGTGACGTTCCGACCCCGGCAGGGCGTGCCCGCGCTCGAGGCCGAGCTGTACGACGGCTCGGGCTCGCTGTCGCTGGTGTGGCTGGGTCGCCGCGAGATCGCGGGCATCGTGCCCGGGCGCCGTCTGACGGCCGAGGGCATGGTGTGCCTCGTCGACGGTCGGCGCACGATCTTCAACCCCCGCTACGAGCTGCGTCCCCGGCCGGGCGAGTGA
- a CDS encoding inositol monophosphatase family protein — MVAMTTPAPHDVQALVDTAATLAREAGALVHDGRPDTVQVHATKSSPVDVVTAMDLASEALLRRRIAELRPGDGILGEEQGYEPGTTGVTWVVDPIDGTVNYLYGLSSWSVSVAAVVGEPGAPLDVAPTPRTWTVLAGAVHAPVEGRTFLAGRGLGATRDGVPVRVNEARPLERCLIGTGFGYLVERRRAQAAIVAELLPLVRDIRRLGSAALDLCAVASGGLDLYYERGLQPWDLAAASLVAQEAGAVVTGLGGRPADQEMTVAGPRGGVEPLVAFLAAKGADTTA; from the coding sequence ATGGTCGCCATGACGACACCCGCACCGCACGACGTCCAGGCCCTCGTCGACACGGCCGCCACCCTCGCGCGCGAGGCCGGCGCGCTCGTCCACGACGGACGCCCCGACACCGTCCAGGTGCACGCGACCAAGTCGAGCCCGGTGGACGTCGTCACCGCGATGGACCTGGCGTCGGAGGCGCTGCTGCGCCGCCGGATCGCCGAGCTGCGGCCCGGCGACGGGATCCTCGGCGAGGAGCAGGGGTACGAGCCCGGCACGACGGGCGTCACGTGGGTCGTCGACCCGATCGACGGGACCGTGAACTACCTGTACGGGCTCTCGTCGTGGTCGGTGTCGGTGGCCGCGGTCGTGGGCGAGCCCGGGGCGCCGCTCGACGTCGCGCCGACGCCTCGGACGTGGACGGTCCTCGCGGGCGCGGTGCACGCACCGGTCGAGGGGCGCACGTTCCTCGCGGGGCGCGGGCTCGGCGCGACGCGTGACGGCGTGCCGGTGCGCGTGAACGAGGCGAGGCCGCTCGAGCGCTGCCTCATCGGGACGGGCTTCGGGTACCTCGTGGAGCGGCGCCGGGCGCAGGCCGCGATCGTCGCGGAGCTGCTCCCGCTCGTGCGCGACATCCGCCGGCTCGGCTCCGCCGCGCTCGACCTGTGCGCGGTCGCGTCGGGCGGTCTCGACCTCTACTACGAGCGCGGGCTGCAGCCGTGGGACCTCGCCGCGGCGTCGCTCGTCGCGCAGGAGGCGGGCGCGGTCGTCACGGGTCTGGGAGGGCGTCCGGCGGACCAGGAGATGACCGTCGCCGGGCCGCGCGGCGGCGTGGAGCCGCTGGTAGCGTTCCTCGCGGCGAAGGGTGCCGACACGACGGCGTGA
- the sepH gene encoding septation protein SepH yields the protein MDELELVGLHDDGEHLVLARADGQRFRVRIDEPLRAAVRRDRPQLEQLRAEGAGTLSPREIQARIRAGATTQEVADASGLPVAHVRRYEGPVIAEREYVAEQARATRVGRDHGAPVLGDLVTDRLAARGVDLGSLAWDAAREPHGPWYVLARFTVDDTPREARWTFDPGARTLVADEDEARWLSETELPDEPVARRHLSAVRDVVFDFESVGSVRHVGDGPLDDDTHEQPAVDADARTHALLDDLQARRGVRQTVAEGEDDEEDGAFEGFGPQHAFDFTRLDDVPGAHPADADPQREAVVLHPRRPSMPPVGSPDDRSATEASERSSDRAPDRASDRPSGGSRAKAPGRSTGTAAGKASDEAASSVAVADETAPPEPAETEPVAEERPRARKGRAKVPSWDEIVFGARPE from the coding sequence ATGGACGAGCTCGAGCTGGTGGGCCTGCACGACGACGGCGAGCACCTGGTGCTCGCGCGCGCGGACGGCCAGCGCTTCCGCGTCCGCATCGACGAGCCGCTGCGCGCCGCGGTGCGCCGCGACCGCCCGCAGCTCGAGCAGCTGCGCGCCGAGGGCGCGGGCACGCTCAGCCCGCGCGAGATCCAGGCGCGCATCCGCGCAGGCGCGACCACGCAGGAGGTCGCCGACGCGTCGGGCCTGCCCGTCGCGCACGTGCGCCGCTACGAGGGCCCGGTCATCGCCGAGCGCGAGTACGTCGCGGAGCAGGCGCGCGCGACGCGTGTCGGCCGCGACCACGGCGCCCCGGTGCTGGGCGACCTCGTCACCGACCGCCTCGCGGCGCGCGGTGTGGACCTCGGCTCGCTCGCGTGGGACGCGGCCCGCGAGCCGCACGGGCCGTGGTACGTGCTCGCCCGGTTCACGGTCGACGACACGCCGCGCGAGGCGCGCTGGACGTTCGACCCGGGCGCGCGCACGCTCGTCGCGGACGAGGACGAGGCGCGGTGGCTGTCCGAGACGGAGCTGCCCGACGAGCCCGTCGCGCGCCGGCACCTGTCGGCGGTCCGCGACGTCGTGTTCGACTTCGAGTCGGTCGGCTCGGTGCGCCACGTCGGCGACGGTCCGTTGGACGACGACACGCACGAGCAGCCCGCGGTGGACGCGGACGCGCGCACGCACGCCCTGCTCGACGACCTGCAGGCGCGCCGCGGCGTGCGGCAGACCGTCGCCGAGGGTGAGGACGACGAGGAGGACGGCGCGTTCGAGGGGTTCGGGCCGCAGCACGCGTTCGACTTCACGCGCCTCGACGACGTCCCGGGCGCGCACCCGGCGGACGCCGACCCGCAGCGCGAGGCCGTCGTGCTGCACCCGCGTCGCCCCTCGATGCCTCCGGTGGGCTCGCCGGACGACCGCTCCGCCACCGAGGCGTCCGAGCGGTCGTCGGACAGGGCGCCGGACAGGGCGTCGGACAGGCCGTCGGGCGGGTCGCGGGCGAAGGCGCCGGGCAGGTCGACGGGTACGGCGGCGGGCAAGGCGTCGGACGAGGCCGCGTCGTCGGTGGCGGTGGCCGACGAGACCGCGCCCCCGGAGCCTGCCGAGACCGAGCCGGTCGCCGAGGAGCGCCCCCGCGCGCGCAAGGGCCGCGCGAAGGTGCCGAGCTGGGACGAGATCGTGTTCGGGGCCCGCCCCGAGTGA
- a CDS encoding DUF3710 domain-containing protein produces the protein MAIFRRRPKGDDEPQVTEEQVEAQASAGQEAEGVDDDAAEATAAGTGTDGRPAHGPWDAADEATALPRLDLGALHIPGVPGMELRMEVDKTTNAVSAAAVSIDGSTLQLQAYAAPRSEGIWDEIRQEIQQSVVQQGGAADDLPGPFGRELLARLPARTPEGRTAHRPARFLGVDGPRWFLRGVITGRAAVEPDAAQVLERVFGEVVVVRGTDARPPRDLLTLTLPNRQGPGAPAVEEPPAAQEPDFDPLTRGPEITEIR, from the coding sequence GTGGCGATTTTCCGGCGCCGCCCCAAGGGCGACGACGAGCCTCAGGTGACCGAGGAGCAGGTCGAGGCGCAGGCGAGCGCGGGCCAGGAGGCCGAGGGCGTCGACGACGACGCCGCTGAGGCCACGGCCGCGGGCACCGGCACCGACGGCCGGCCGGCGCACGGACCGTGGGACGCCGCCGACGAGGCCACGGCGCTGCCGCGGCTCGACCTCGGCGCGCTGCACATCCCCGGGGTGCCCGGCATGGAGCTGCGCATGGAGGTCGACAAGACCACCAACGCGGTCTCGGCCGCGGCCGTCTCGATCGACGGGTCGACGCTGCAGCTGCAGGCGTACGCCGCGCCCCGCAGCGAGGGCATCTGGGACGAGATCCGTCAGGAGATCCAGCAGTCGGTGGTGCAGCAGGGCGGTGCCGCCGACGACCTGCCCGGCCCGTTCGGGCGCGAGCTGCTCGCGCGGCTCCCCGCGCGCACACCCGAGGGTCGGACCGCCCACCGCCCCGCGCGGTTCCTGGGCGTCGACGGTCCGCGCTGGTTCCTGCGCGGGGTCATCACGGGCCGTGCCGCCGTCGAGCCGGACGCCGCGCAGGTGCTCGAGCGCGTGTTCGGCGAGGTCGTCGTGGTGCGCGGGACCGACGCGCGTCCGCCGCGCGACCTGCTGACCCTCACCCTGCCGAACCGGCAGGGGCCGGGTGCCCCGGCGGTCGAGGAGCCGCCCGCGGCGCAGGAGCCCGACTTCGACCCGCTGACGCGGGGTCCGGAGATCACGGAGATCCGATGA
- a CDS encoding DUF3159 domain-containing protein produces MSTPDERPPAAPLDKVDDTVGGAVDGKVDGVVDGVVPPEEGGRGMRALTSDTFSAMDAIGGARGVVESVAPGLLFVVVYLATGQQLRPALIAAAGAALLAVVVRLVQRTPVTQALSGVIGVGIGVVWAWRTGDASDYFAYGLWVNAAYLVGTLATVLVGWPLVGLVMGLFAADGPLSGGPWRNVVAWREDRELRRIYTLATLPWVAMFALRLVVQVPLYLNDDVAWLGTAKLAMGVPLTALVLWISWVLVRPAQQLVRARAAQEHPEQEPSSHP; encoded by the coding sequence GTGAGCACGCCCGACGAGCGGCCGCCGGCCGCACCGCTCGACAAGGTGGACGACACGGTGGGCGGCGCGGTGGACGGCAAGGTGGACGGCGTGGTCGACGGCGTGGTCCCGCCCGAGGAGGGCGGCCGCGGCATGCGCGCGCTGACGTCCGACACGTTCTCCGCGATGGACGCGATCGGCGGTGCGCGCGGCGTCGTCGAGTCCGTCGCGCCGGGTCTGCTGTTCGTCGTGGTGTACCTCGCGACGGGTCAGCAGCTGCGGCCCGCCCTGATCGCGGCGGCCGGTGCCGCGCTGCTCGCGGTCGTCGTGCGGCTCGTGCAGCGCACGCCGGTCACGCAGGCGCTGTCGGGCGTGATCGGCGTCGGCATCGGCGTGGTGTGGGCGTGGCGCACGGGCGACGCGAGCGACTACTTCGCGTACGGGCTGTGGGTCAACGCGGCGTACCTCGTCGGGACGCTCGCGACCGTCCTGGTCGGCTGGCCGCTCGTCGGTCTCGTCATGGGGCTGTTCGCCGCGGACGGGCCGCTGTCGGGCGGGCCGTGGCGCAACGTCGTCGCGTGGCGTGAGGACCGCGAGCTGCGTCGCATCTACACGCTCGCGACGCTGCCGTGGGTCGCGATGTTCGCACTGCGGCTCGTCGTGCAGGTCCCGCTCTACCTCAACGACGACGTCGCGTGGCTCGGCACGGCCAAGCTCGCGATGGGCGTCCCGCTGACCGCGCTCGTGCTGTGGATCAGCTGGGTGCTGGTGCGCCCCGCGCAACAGCTCGTCAGGGCGCGGGCTGCGCAGGAGCACCCGGAGCAGGAACCTTCGTCGCACCCGTGA